One genomic segment of Primulina tabacum isolate GXHZ01 chromosome 9, ASM2559414v2, whole genome shotgun sequence includes these proteins:
- the LOC142555656 gene encoding AT-rich interactive domain-containing protein 2-like, which yields MERWMELKDGVGNGKEKFEADFDTNIPFEECRFDPCKESLRGLFDQVLVDFVVENSVDKCVRPIPAFCGNEKPVDLFKLFWVVRKVGGYEAVSRNNLWGFVSGECGLGFGLIPSIKLIYVKYLKEFDQWLRQGFSDRALENGNIELVKKLDALSRELEARFQVVLDRREGKEKDNKFVDRIRDTSNINTRETTCLFSPFGGTMNGQMNDQNCFFNDNDEKLCINCDDDFTVSSERISNKIIEIRRDEDENVKDDNGKFFIDDDFAASADRVFKKPANEVNDFSDGFLGGGGKSCAEDRVSIMASGKKVIENVLARRVVEKVISKAHDLPENIADDENWFITQKGNVENNLDSLKRKREHRSLLEMLGWLKYIAKKSDDPAIGLIPECSKWKDHGNEELWVQVLLVRKTLMIRRPADANAHEHLKDKHKKPRMHPSMYEAHVSNHQSVEKLRYRDRVPSSTSPYLCPCCNLEAAPQSRVISHHKAKTSDCLKAPVKPFSTIVKEPAIDLNDDESYDVPAEKHVSVGPPFQAEVPAWTGERFKSDSKWLGTRMWPQENGEKKSVGELDPIGKGRHDLCSCSFTNSVECVRFHIAEKRFKLRRDLGLLFYRWRFDRMGEEVSLSWTKEEENRFRDMMRSYSAYPNKFGNNSHRFLPSKTREKLISYYFNVYLVQRRSYQNRVTPKEIDSDDEEKECGLVGDSFGYKALNIPGSSLVSCSHNMESSELP from the exons ATGGAAAGATGGATGGAGTTAAAAGATGGTGTTGGAAATGGTAAAGAGAAATTTGAGGCTGATTTTGATACAAATATTCCGTTTGAGGAATGTAGGTTTGATCCATGTAAGGAGAGCCTAAGGGGTTTATTTGATCAGGTTCTTGTTGATTTTGTGGTAGAAAATTCTGTAGACAAGTGCGTTAGACCTATTCCAGCCTTTTGCGGCAATGAGAAGCCGGTGGATTTGTTTAAACTTTTTTGGGTGGTGAGGAAAGTGGGAGGTTATGAAGCTGTTTCGAGAAATAATTTGTGGGGTTTTGTTTCGGGAGAATGTGGATTGGGTTTTGGGCTGATTCCATCAATTAAATTGATCTATGTAAAgtatttgaaagagtttgatcaATGGTTACGGCAGGGGTTTAGTGACAGAGCTTTGGAGAATGGGAATATTGAACTTGTAAAAAAGTTGGATGCATTGTCAAGGGAGTTGGAAGCAAGGTTCCAAGTTGTATTGGACCGCCGAGAAGGGAAAGAGAAAGATAATAAGTTTGTGGACCGTATCAGGGACACGAGCAATATAAATACTAGAGAGACCACATGCCTTTTCTCACCATTTGGAGGGACTATGAATGGACAAATGAATGATCAAAATTGTTTCTTTAATGATAACGATGAAAAACTATGTATCAACTGTGACGACGACTTTACAGTATCATCCGAGAGGATTTCCAATAAAATCATTGAGATACGCAGGGATGAAGATGAAAATGTTAAAGATGATAATGGAAAATTCTTTATCGATGATGATTTTGCAGCATCGGCCGATCGGGTATTCAAAAAGCCTGCTAACGAAGTAAATGATTTTTCTGACGGATTTCTTGGTGGCGGTGGAAAATCATGTGCTGAAGACCGTGTCAGTATCATGGCATCAGGGAAGAAAGTAATTGAGAATGTATTAGCTAGGAGAGTTGTTGAGAAAGTTATCAGCAAAGCGCATGATCTCCCTGAGAATATTGCTGATGATGAAAATTGGTTCATAACACAAAAAGGCAATGTTGAAAATAACCTAGATTCTCTGAAGAGAAAGCGAGAACATCGATCCTTATTAGAAATGCTTGGTTGGctgaagtatattgcgaaaaaGTCTGATGATCCTGCAATTGGGTTGATACCCGAGTGTTCCAAGTGGAAGGACCATGGGAATGAGGAGCTCTGGGTCCAAGTTTTATTGGTTCGGAAGACATTGATGATAAGAAGGCCTGCTGATGCAAATGCACATGAACATCTGAAG GATAAACATAAGAAGCCAAGGATGCATCCTTCAATGTACGAGGCCCATGTTTCCAATCACCAATCGGTGGAAAAACTTAGATACAGAGATAGAGTACCTTCGTCAACAAGTCCTTACTTGTGTCCATGTTGCAATTTAGAGGCAGCACCTCAAAGCAGAGTTATTAGCCATCACAAAGCTAAAACAAGTGATTGCTTAAAAGCACCCGTAAAGCCATTTTCTACAATTGTTAAGGAACCTGCTATAGATTTGAACGATGACGAGTCCTATGATGTGCCAGCTGAGAAGCATGTTTCTGTGGGTCCTCCTTTTCAAGCTGAAGTCCCTGCATGGACGGGTGAGCGTTTCAAAAGCGACTCCAAGTGGCTCGGCACAAGAATGTGGCCTCAAGAAAATGGTGAAAAAAAATCTGTTGGTGAACTCGATCCAATCGGTAAGGGAAGACATGATTTATGCAGTTGCTCATTTACCAATTCTGTTGAATGTGTTCGGTTTCACATAGCTGAGAAGCGGTTCAAACTAAGGCGTGATCTTGGATTACTATTCTACCGTTGGCGCTTCGATCGTATGGGAGAGGAAGTTTCACTTTCTTGGACAAAAGAAGAGGAAAATAGATTCAGAGACATGATGAGGTCATATTCTGCATACCCAAACAAGTTCGGGAACAATTCACACCGGTTCTTACCATCTAAGACGAGAGAAAAGTTGATTAGCTACTACTTTAATGTATACCTTGTGCAGCGCAGAAGTTATCAAAATCGAGTGACGCCGAAAGAAATCGATAGCGATGATGAGGAAAAAGAATGTGGGTTGGTAGGCGATAGTTTTGGATATAAAGCTCTCAATATACCTGGTTCAAGTTTAGTTTCTTGCAGCCATAACATGGAGTCGTCTGAACTACCCTAA